From a region of the uncultured Desulfatiglans sp. genome:
- the cooS gene encoding Carbon monoxide dehydrogenase 1, whose translation MEKEKKKDELVQLNVKEATMCDATAQMLRKAEKDGVETAFHRAATMKACPIGADSACCKHCSMGPCRLNAKDPYGKVGVCGATIDTIQARNFARMVASGAAAHTDHGMSMLDLFREVVNGHIKEYQIKDTIKLEEVCREIGIEVEGRTSEEMAMDLYHELERTYTQVEGEIPFAKRVPEKTLETWRKHGVVPRGAMREIMELMHRTHMGVDQHYENITKQCSRTALSDGWGGSMVATEISDILFGTPVPVRAEVNMGCLKEDEVNVIIHGHEPNLFESMLDSVNDPSLIQAAKDAGAKGINLVGMCCSGAEMLSRHGIPHAGNFMSTEAILITGAVDAMGVDVQCIKQGLAKVAECYGTNLFTTNPRCHIEGVEHIQFEEHAPRECTDAIVERAIVRFKNRKLPIEIPQIRNLGVHGFSHEYINYMLGGSFRSSYTPLNDNIINGRIRGVAGVVGCTNPRVKQDWVHVELVKELIKRDVLVVQTGCSQIALAKAGLYTPEAAHLAGAGLREVCETVGMPPVLGLGSCVDNSRILIACAEMVRVGGLGESIADLPVAGAAPEWMSEKAISIGHYFVASGVYTVFGVTFPIVEGTKFHKLLFDGLADMGFGTWGFTPDPYEMARLMVAHIDKKRKALGIDKARERVLMDMASRRDLEAA comes from the coding sequence ATGGAAAAGGAAAAGAAGAAGGACGAACTCGTGCAGTTGAACGTCAAAGAGGCGACGATGTGTGATGCGACCGCGCAGATGCTCAGAAAGGCGGAAAAAGACGGCGTGGAGACGGCTTTCCACCGCGCGGCGACGATGAAGGCTTGCCCGATCGGGGCGGATTCCGCCTGCTGCAAGCACTGCTCCATGGGGCCCTGCCGGCTCAACGCCAAGGATCCCTATGGCAAGGTCGGCGTGTGCGGTGCGACGATCGACACGATCCAGGCCCGTAACTTCGCCCGCATGGTGGCCAGCGGTGCAGCGGCCCACACCGACCACGGGATGAGCATGCTGGACCTTTTTCGCGAGGTGGTGAACGGCCACATCAAGGAATACCAGATCAAGGACACCATCAAACTCGAGGAGGTCTGCCGCGAGATCGGGATCGAGGTCGAGGGGCGCACTTCCGAGGAGATGGCCATGGACCTGTATCATGAACTCGAGCGCACCTATACCCAGGTGGAAGGCGAAATCCCGTTCGCGAAGCGCGTCCCCGAAAAGACCCTGGAGACCTGGCGCAAGCACGGCGTGGTCCCTCGCGGCGCCATGCGCGAGATCATGGAGTTGATGCACAGGACCCACATGGGCGTGGATCAGCACTATGAAAATATCACGAAACAGTGCAGCCGGACGGCCCTTTCGGACGGGTGGGGCGGATCCATGGTGGCCACCGAGATCTCTGACATCCTGTTCGGAACACCGGTTCCCGTCCGCGCCGAGGTCAACATGGGCTGCCTCAAAGAGGACGAGGTCAACGTTATCATCCATGGCCACGAGCCGAATCTGTTCGAGTCCATGCTGGATTCGGTCAACGATCCCTCTCTGATCCAGGCGGCCAAGGATGCCGGAGCCAAGGGGATCAACCTGGTCGGGATGTGCTGCTCCGGGGCCGAGATGCTTTCGCGGCACGGCATTCCGCATGCCGGCAACTTCATGTCGACAGAGGCGATCCTGATCACGGGGGCCGTCGATGCGATGGGCGTCGATGTCCAGTGCATCAAGCAGGGGTTGGCGAAGGTGGCGGAGTGCTACGGGACGAACCTGTTCACCACGAACCCGCGCTGCCACATCGAGGGCGTGGAGCACATTCAGTTCGAGGAGCATGCACCGCGTGAGTGCACCGATGCCATCGTCGAACGTGCGATCGTGCGCTTCAAAAACCGCAAGCTCCCGATCGAGATTCCGCAGATCCGGAACCTCGGCGTCCATGGGTTCTCGCACGAGTATATCAACTACATGCTCGGCGGGAGCTTCCGCTCTTCCTATACCCCGCTGAACGACAACATCATCAACGGGCGGATCCGCGGTGTGGCCGGCGTCGTCGGCTGTACGAACCCGAGGGTCAAGCAAGACTGGGTGCATGTCGAACTCGTCAAAGAGCTGATCAAACGGGACGTCCTGGTGGTGCAGACAGGCTGCTCCCAGATCGCCCTGGCCAAGGCGGGTCTGTACACCCCCGAGGCGGCCCATCTGGCCGGTGCGGGGCTGCGCGAGGTCTGCGAGACCGTGGGGATGCCGCCGGTCCTCGGACTGGGGTCCTGTGTAGACAACAGCCGGATCCTGATCGCCTGCGCGGAAATGGTGCGGGTCGGCGGGCTGGGCGAATCCATCGCCGATCTGCCGGTGGCCGGCGCCGCTCCCGAGTGGATGAGCGAAAAGGCCATCTCGATCGGGCATTACTTTGTGGCCTCCGGCGTGTACACGGTCTTCGGGGTGACCTTCCCGATCGTCGAAGGGACCAAGTTCCACAAGCTCCTTTTCGACGGGCTGGCGGACATGGGCTTCGGGACATGGGGCTTTACGCCGGATCCATACGAGATGGCGCGCTTGATGGTCGCCCACATCGACAAGAAGCGCAAGGCGCTTGGCATCGACAAGGCGCGTGAGCGCGTGCTCATGGATATGGCCTCACGTCGTGACCTGGAAGCGGCCTAA
- a CDS encoding hypothetical protein (Evidence 5 : Unknown function), with translation MKNEVEGQGVLTEPGASRPPLFSLVPVGLSGAAPCCNAVFLRDALPLGFFAGTKTFMIQIDLW, from the coding sequence TTGAAAAATGAGGTCGAGGGGCAAGGGGTTCTCACGGAACCCGGGGCCTCTCGGCCTCCGCTGTTTTCTCTGGTTCCCGTCGGACTTTCGGGGGCGGCTCCGTGCTGCAACGCGGTTTTCCTGCGGGATGCCCTGCCACTCGGGTTTTTTGCCGGAACAAAAACGTTCATGATTCAGATCGATCTCTGGTAA
- a CDS encoding conserved hypothetical protein (Evidence 4 : Unknown function but conserved in other organisms) has protein sequence MCLILFAWRVHPVYRLVLAANRDEYYERPTAPASFWEDEPDLLAGRDLRAGGTWFGVTRRGRIAGITNYRDPGAHNEHAPSRGRLITDFLRGAAPADVFLERVAARAPEYNGFNLVLGDLEKLYWYSNRGGDLVALGPGVYGVSNRLLDTPWQKVVMGKERLVDAMARCGRQEDLIEGVLDILSDRQTARDEDLPETGVGREWERVLSSIFIESPGYGTRSSMVLLVRGDGEAYFAEKTHAPDQTFNGRMVRHVFRMDPAAAAEGGLHG, from the coding sequence ATGTGCCTGATCCTTTTCGCTTGGCGCGTACATCCGGTCTATCGGCTGGTGCTCGCCGCCAACCGGGATGAATATTACGAAAGGCCGACCGCCCCGGCCTCCTTCTGGGAGGATGAGCCGGATCTCCTGGCCGGGAGGGATCTGCGCGCGGGCGGTACGTGGTTCGGCGTAACGCGCCGGGGGCGGATCGCCGGGATCACCAACTACCGGGATCCGGGTGCTCACAACGAGCATGCCCCGTCAAGAGGGCGTCTCATCACGGATTTTCTGCGGGGTGCCGCCCCCGCTGACGTTTTTCTCGAACGTGTTGCTGCCAGGGCACCGGAATACAACGGGTTCAACCTGGTGCTGGGCGATTTGGAAAAGCTCTACTGGTATTCCAACCGGGGGGGCGATCTTGTGGCGCTTGGCCCGGGTGTCTACGGGGTCTCCAACCGGCTGCTGGATACCCCGTGGCAGAAGGTGGTCATGGGGAAAGAACGTCTGGTGGATGCGATGGCACGCTGCGGCCGGCAGGAGGATCTGATCGAGGGGGTTCTCGACATTTTGTCCGACCGGCAGACAGCCCGGGACGAGGACCTGCCCGAGACCGGTGTCGGCCGGGAGTGGGAGCGGGTCCTTTCCTCTATCTTTATCGAGAGCCCAGGTTACGGGACCCGTTCGTCCATGGTCCTGCTCGTCAGAGGCGACGGCGAGGCCTATTTTGCCGAGAAGACGCACGCTCCGGACCAGACGTTCAACGGGCGTATGGTCCGGCACGTATTCAGGATGGACCCGGCAGCCGCTGCGGAGGGCGGGCTCCATGGGTGA
- a CDS encoding HAD-superfamily hydrolase, subfamily IA, variant 3 (fragment), with translation MGETMSMAIRGVLFDFDGTLTRPGALDFRAIKEEIRCPADIPILEYLEGLPEGERRIFSDVLERWEQEAALRSLPNAGVQECLLQLKAKALSLGILTRNSARSLRLAFGNLRPISLQDFSVVITRDDARPKPHPEGVLKAAEAMGFPPHQMLMVGDFRFDVMAGARAGALSVLLSAQPSEVMQPGDPEPDYVIGELRELLKILQDGAASGRRRISSREVPALTGSPSLHSPV, from the coding sequence ATGGGTGAAACGATGAGCATGGCCATCAGGGGCGTACTTTTCGATTTCGACGGGACATTGACGCGACCGGGGGCGCTTGATTTCCGGGCGATCAAGGAGGAGATCCGTTGTCCGGCTGACATACCGATCCTCGAATATCTCGAAGGATTACCGGAGGGGGAACGGCGGATCTTTTCAGACGTCCTGGAACGGTGGGAGCAGGAGGCGGCGCTGCGGTCGCTGCCAAACGCGGGGGTGCAGGAGTGCCTTTTGCAGCTCAAAGCGAAGGCACTGTCATTGGGGATTCTTACGCGCAACAGCGCCCGATCGCTCCGGCTCGCTTTCGGAAACCTCAGACCTATTTCCTTGCAAGACTTTTCAGTGGTGATTACGAGGGATGACGCGCGGCCGAAGCCTCATCCCGAAGGTGTTCTGAAGGCAGCGGAGGCGATGGGGTTTCCACCTCATCAAATGCTGATGGTCGGGGACTTCCGCTTCGATGTCATGGCAGGGGCTCGGGCGGGCGCTCTCTCCGTTCTCCTGAGCGCCCAACCTTCAGAGGTGATGCAGCCGGGGGATCCGGAGCCCGACTACGTGATCGGTGAACTGAGGGAGCTTCTGAAGATTCTGCAGGACGGTGCGGCTTCCGGGCGGCGCCGGATTTCGTCCCGGGAGGTGCCTGCCCTCACCGGGTCGCCCTCTTTGCATTCGCCGGTCTGA
- a CDS encoding Lytic transglycosylase catalytic produces the protein MQKNLVSRLARAIWPMLCGGMLLTGCAGSGLPIENSALPPQSIEGDLRPGGYQAAESGGTFTRASGPAKMRGAALEHVDTTRFSDQQLLDTALDFCQASSEYWERGELDKALSALDEAFQLILRVEDDAGEEILQQRDDIRITISKRIVEIYSSRYTAANGLHTAIPMVMNAHVEKEIAYLTAPNNPFFLNAYRRSGKYRPFILDKLKEAGLPEELSWLPLIESGFKVRAFSRARALGLWQFIASTGYKFGLQRDEWIDERMDPEKSTDAAIAYLTELHRIFGDWTTALAAYNCGEGAVLRHINSQQINYLDNFWDLYEKLPRETAAYVPRFLAVLHILQNPRAYGITLPEVDPVVPMETVTVAKQIHLKAVAEAISMPYDSLLGMNPELRQNTTPERPYELKVPMGKGEELLAKLETLPAWCPPVAVAKARTSSSSAGSSYVRHRVRKGETLSSIAARYGTSADRIKSANRLKSKNRILVGSTLKIPTSSSYASRGNTTAKAATPSKVQRKNYVEYTVKRGDSLFGLARRYGTTTKVIQSMNGLRSSNLQIGQVLTLPKGGGAFSGSQTRKYTVMRGDSPAVIARKYGMNLSEFLTLNKLSRRSTIFPGQKVLVTIQ, from the coding sequence ATGCAAAAGAATCTCGTCTCGAGACTGGCGCGGGCCATTTGGCCGATGCTCTGTGGAGGGATGCTGCTGACGGGGTGCGCAGGCAGCGGTTTACCCATCGAAAACAGCGCGTTACCGCCGCAATCCATCGAAGGGGATCTGCGGCCGGGCGGCTATCAGGCCGCAGAATCAGGCGGCACGTTCACCCGGGCCTCCGGCCCTGCAAAAATGCGGGGCGCTGCCCTCGAGCACGTCGATACCACCCGTTTCTCCGATCAACAACTTCTCGATACCGCCCTCGATTTCTGCCAGGCATCGAGCGAATACTGGGAACGGGGCGAACTCGACAAGGCGCTTTCAGCCTTGGACGAGGCCTTCCAACTGATCCTGCGCGTCGAAGACGATGCCGGGGAGGAGATCCTTCAGCAGCGCGACGATATCCGCATCACCATCTCGAAGCGCATCGTGGAGATCTATTCGTCGCGTTACACCGCCGCCAACGGACTTCACACGGCCATCCCCATGGTCATGAACGCGCACGTCGAAAAGGAAATCGCCTACCTGACCGCACCGAACAACCCTTTCTTCCTCAACGCCTACCGCCGCTCCGGAAAGTACCGGCCATTCATATTGGATAAACTCAAAGAGGCCGGCCTGCCCGAAGAACTCTCCTGGCTGCCTCTGATCGAAAGCGGCTTCAAGGTCAGGGCCTTTTCACGCGCCCGAGCCCTCGGGCTCTGGCAGTTCATCGCCTCGACCGGCTATAAATTCGGCCTCCAAAGGGACGAATGGATCGACGAGCGGATGGACCCCGAGAAGTCCACCGATGCCGCCATCGCCTACCTGACGGAGTTGCATCGGATCTTCGGGGACTGGACCACGGCCCTGGCCGCCTACAACTGTGGTGAAGGCGCCGTCCTGCGCCATATCAACAGTCAGCAGATCAACTATCTGGACAACTTCTGGGATCTGTACGAAAAGCTACCAAGGGAAACAGCGGCTTACGTCCCGCGCTTTCTGGCCGTACTCCACATCCTGCAAAACCCCAGGGCATATGGAATCACCCTGCCCGAGGTCGACCCCGTCGTCCCGATGGAGACCGTGACCGTCGCCAAACAGATCCACCTCAAAGCGGTCGCCGAAGCGATTTCCATGCCCTATGACTCCCTCCTCGGCATGAACCCCGAATTGAGGCAGAACACGACGCCCGAAAGACCCTACGAGCTCAAGGTGCCCATGGGGAAAGGAGAGGAACTTCTCGCCAAATTGGAAACGCTCCCCGCGTGGTGCCCGCCTGTAGCGGTGGCCAAAGCCCGCACCTCCTCGTCCTCAGCAGGCTCCAGCTATGTGAGGCACCGTGTACGCAAGGGCGAAACCCTCTCTTCCATCGCGGCGCGGTACGGCACATCGGCTGACCGCATTAAATCCGCCAATCGGCTGAAGAGCAAAAACCGCATCCTCGTTGGATCCACCCTCAAGATCCCGACATCCAGCAGCTACGCGTCCCGGGGCAACACCACCGCCAAAGCGGCAACGCCCTCCAAAGTCCAACGGAAGAATTACGTGGAATACACCGTGAAGAGGGGGGATTCGCTCTTCGGACTCGCCCGGCGATATGGTACGACCACCAAAGTGATCCAGTCCATGAACGGTCTGAGGAGCTCCAACCTTCAAATCGGCCAGGTGCTGACTCTGCCCAAGGGAGGCGGTGCGTTCTCGGGCAGTCAGACCAGAAAATACACCGTTATGAGGGGTGACAGCCCGGCGGTGATTGCCCGCAAATACGGCATGAATCTGTCGGAGTTTTTGACGCTGAACAAATTGTCGCGGCGGAGCACCATCTTCCCAGGGCAAAAGGTGCTCGTAACCATTCAATAA
- a CDS encoding hypothetical protein (Evidence 5 : Unknown function) has translation MKPRRFQSSDIAASRRTALPVRIPQGRAISFIDKKFRCVHLRPKKCLSINLTSPPADFPPKGKGTVSQAAPSGCTLKSGIGVEPLPRGFRDQCGSG, from the coding sequence TTGAAGCCCCGGAGATTCCAGTCCTCAGATATAGCCGCCTCCCGTCGCACAGCTTTACCCGTGCGGATTCCGCAGGGTCGAGCGATTTCGTTTATAGACAAGAAGTTTCGTTGCGTACACCTGCGTCCCAAAAAATGCCTTTCCATCAACCTAACTTCTCCACCGGCGGATTTTCCGCCCAAAGGCAAGGGCACCGTGTCCCAGGCTGCACCCAGCGGGTGCACCCTCAAAAGCGGCATCGGGGTCGAGCCGCTGCCGAGAGGCTTCAGAGATCAATGCGGAAGCGGTTGA
- a CDS encoding putative tRNA adenylyltransferase (Evidence 3 : Putative function from multiple computational evidences) has product MPPSALPEAVAWACRRLRTAGHEVAIVGGAIRDAQLKRSLVDWDLATSAPHETLLEVFRDTAHFVIQANTVTLLLAGTRLEITPFKGETRSLESDLAHRDFTVNAMAVDPFSGRLTDPFGGAVDLGRRLLRAVPPAEDRFLEDPVRLLRAIRLAGELRFSIASGTWSSLVSEAWRIESAAKERIREELLKILLLGRPSSSLILLRKTGLLERIIPELLEGYRMPQRLPHLYTVLKHVFETVDRVPPTPLLRVAALFHDIGKPGTRRKVEGIWRFHGHAVLGARMTREILRRLRFSSAFAERAAHLVEHHMLDCETPWSDPAIRRLIRRIGPEAVPDLLSLRRADLLAHGRGSEHRVAALDRLEQRIHELMRQPLPLRPKDLAVDGHTVMRLLGIGPGPAVGRVLDHLLMVVSEDPSLNREDILQNIIRGLPQKK; this is encoded by the coding sequence ATGCCGCCGTCCGCGCTGCCCGAGGCCGTCGCCTGGGCCTGCCGCCGCCTCCGGACCGCCGGACATGAGGTGGCCATCGTCGGCGGCGCGATCCGGGATGCACAACTGAAGCGCAGCCTGGTCGATTGGGATCTGGCGACAAGCGCCCCGCACGAAACCCTCCTCGAGGTCTTTCGCGACACCGCGCATTTCGTCATCCAGGCCAATACCGTCACGCTGCTCCTCGCCGGGACCCGCCTCGAAATCACGCCATTCAAAGGGGAAACACGCTCTCTTGAAAGCGACCTCGCCCATCGCGATTTCACCGTCAACGCGATGGCCGTGGATCCATTCTCCGGCCGGCTCACGGATCCGTTCGGCGGGGCGGTCGACCTCGGCAGACGCCTGCTCCGCGCGGTACCCCCGGCAGAAGACCGCTTCCTCGAGGATCCTGTCCGTCTCCTGCGCGCCATCCGTCTCGCAGGGGAGCTCCGCTTTTCGATCGCGTCCGGGACCTGGTCCTCCCTCGTCAGCGAGGCCTGGCGCATTGAAAGTGCCGCCAAAGAAAGGATCCGGGAGGAGCTCTTGAAGATCCTTCTCCTCGGACGTCCTTCATCCAGCCTGATCCTGCTCCGGAAAACGGGCCTGCTGGAGCGGATCATTCCGGAGCTGCTCGAGGGATACCGGATGCCTCAACGCCTTCCACATCTCTATACGGTCCTCAAGCATGTCTTCGAGACCGTGGACCGGGTTCCTCCAACCCCTCTCCTGCGGGTCGCGGCCCTGTTTCACGACATCGGGAAGCCAGGCACCCGCCGAAAGGTCGAAGGGATCTGGCGTTTCCATGGGCACGCGGTGCTCGGCGCCCGGATGACCCGCGAGATCCTCCGCAGGCTGCGCTTCTCCTCGGCCTTTGCCGAACGCGCGGCCCATCTCGTCGAGCACCACATGCTCGATTGCGAAACGCCCTGGAGCGATCCTGCCATCCGCCGCCTCATTCGGCGCATCGGCCCGGAAGCCGTCCCCGACCTCCTTTCGCTGCGCCGCGCGGATCTCCTGGCGCACGGTCGAGGCTCCGAACATAGGGTCGCAGCCCTCGACCGGCTCGAGCAGCGGATCCACGAACTAATGCGGCAGCCTCTGCCTCTGCGGCCCAAGGACCTGGCCGTTGACGGACACACCGTCATGCGGCTCCTCGGAATCGGTCCCGGGCCAGCTGTCGGCAGAGTTCTGGACCATCTGCTCATGGTCGTCTCGGAAGACCCTTCCTTGAACCGCGAAGACATCCTGCAAAACATCATCCGGGGCCTCCCCCAGAAAAAATGA
- a CDS encoding ABC transporter related protein — protein sequence MLQLKNVRFAVQDDSSGDGKGMKTIIDGVDFAFEKGKFYAITGPNGSGKTTLAKLIMGINPVTSGEIRFDGKDVSGWSITERAKAGIAYSFQHPARFKGTTFRDLLSIAMGTDDEEKLVKIIARVGICSLDFLDKPVDSKLSGGEIKKVELATTIARNPKIAIYDEPDTGIDLWTIGPMVELLKREQKAYGTTTLVVSHNRAFLEAADMILLIKKGRIIFSGGLEEAVPLLEDLSICSYGDVCEGESDAKCYR from the coding sequence ATGCTGCAGTTGAAAAACGTCCGCTTTGCGGTCCAGGATGATTCATCCGGGGATGGCAAGGGTATGAAGACCATCATCGACGGTGTTGACTTCGCCTTCGAAAAGGGGAAGTTTTATGCGATCACGGGGCCGAACGGAAGTGGGAAGACCACGCTGGCCAAACTGATCATGGGTATCAATCCCGTTACGTCCGGGGAGATCCGCTTCGACGGCAAAGATGTTTCGGGATGGTCGATCACCGAGAGGGCGAAGGCGGGGATCGCTTACAGTTTTCAGCATCCCGCCCGGTTCAAGGGTACGACGTTCCGTGATCTCCTCTCGATTGCCATGGGTACGGACGACGAGGAGAAGTTGGTGAAGATCATCGCGAGGGTCGGCATTTGTTCGCTCGATTTCCTCGACAAGCCCGTCGATTCCAAACTGTCGGGGGGAGAGATCAAGAAGGTCGAACTTGCGACAACGATTGCGCGTAATCCCAAAATAGCGATCTACGACGAGCCGGACACCGGCATCGATCTCTGGACCATCGGCCCGATGGTCGAGCTCTTGAAACGAGAGCAAAAGGCGTATGGCACAACCACTCTGGTGGTGAGCCACAACCGGGCCTTCCTCGAAGCGGCCGACATGATTCTGCTGATCAAGAAAGGCCGGATCATCTTCAGCGGGGGCCTGGAGGAAGCGGTGCCCCTGTTGGAGGATCTCAGCATCTGCAGCTACGGCGATGTGTGCGAAGGAGAGAGCGATGCTAAGTGCTATCGATAA
- a CDS encoding SufBD protein, producing the protein MLSAIDKELLKQVADLEDIPKGAYNIRKNGQLLGREVSANILIETNEAGNGIVITIAPGTRNESVHIPVIVSQAGLHDVVYNTFIVGEDSDVTIVAGCGIHCGGSSPEGHEGIHEFRIGKHARMKYVEKHVALGEGKGKRSLNPTTRVFMDESSYAEMELSQIGGVDEAVRRNEAQLGPGSSLLITERVLTDGRQSAVSRNEIVLAGEDSKANMISRSVIKGDSRQDFYATLDARAKCFGHIECDAIIMDNGTNETIPSLKARHPEAEMTHEASIGKIANDQLMKLMSLGLTYDEAVNKIIQSFLK; encoded by the coding sequence ATGCTAAGTGCTATCGATAAAGAACTGCTCAAGCAGGTGGCCGATCTCGAGGACATCCCGAAAGGCGCTTACAACATTCGCAAGAATGGTCAGTTGCTCGGCCGGGAGGTGTCCGCCAACATCTTGATCGAAACGAACGAGGCGGGGAACGGCATCGTCATCACCATCGCGCCGGGAACCCGCAACGAGTCGGTCCACATCCCCGTCATCGTCAGCCAGGCCGGTCTCCACGACGTGGTTTACAACACGTTCATCGTCGGAGAAGACTCCGATGTCACCATCGTAGCCGGCTGCGGGATCCATTGCGGCGGATCGTCGCCCGAGGGGCACGAAGGGATCCACGAGTTCCGGATCGGCAAGCATGCGCGCATGAAATACGTCGAGAAGCACGTGGCCCTCGGCGAGGGAAAAGGCAAGCGCAGCCTCAACCCGACGACCCGCGTTTTTATGGACGAAAGCTCCTACGCCGAGATGGAATTGAGCCAGATCGGCGGCGTCGATGAGGCGGTCAGGCGGAACGAGGCCCAGCTCGGGCCGGGAAGTTCCCTTCTCATCACGGAACGGGTCCTCACGGACGGGCGGCAGTCAGCCGTCTCCCGGAACGAGATCGTGCTCGCCGGAGAAGACAGCAAGGCCAACATGATCTCCAGATCCGTCATCAAAGGGGATTCGCGGCAGGATTTCTACGCTACCCTGGATGCGCGGGCCAAGTGCTTCGGGCATATCGAGTGCGATGCGATCATCATGGACAACGGGACCAATGAGACCATCCCGTCCTTGAAGGCGAGGCATCCGGAAGCCGAAATGACGCACGAGGCTTCCATCGGCAAAATCGCCAACGACCAGCTGATGAAGCTGATGAGCCTCGGCCTGACCTACGACGAGGCCGTGAATAAGATCATCCAGAGTTTCCTGAAGTAG
- the ccsA gene encoding Cytochrome c biogenesis protein CcsA: MLNATLLSYITFFYFAAFLFYLLMLIMHRKAPGLIATVISAAGLVGHTFAIALRWFESYRMGFGHAPFSNLYESLIFFSWMIMFLYLLVEWRTRNRTLGAFATPLAFLAMAYASFSPGVNSQIQPLIPALKSNWLISHVITCFVGYAAFGLSFGLSLMYLIKRRSEAGSSRGITRLLPSTGILDELNYQMVVIGFLMLTLGIITGSVWAHSAWGSYWSWDPKETWSLITWLVYAAVLHSRLVRGWRGKKIAVLCLVGFACVLFTYFGVNYLAGLHSYAKS, encoded by the coding sequence ATGCTGAATGCGACCCTTTTGAGCTACATTACGTTCTTTTACTTCGCTGCGTTTCTGTTCTATTTGCTCATGCTGATCATGCACCGCAAGGCCCCGGGACTGATCGCCACCGTGATCTCGGCAGCGGGCCTGGTCGGACACACGTTCGCCATCGCGCTGCGATGGTTCGAATCTTACAGGATGGGGTTCGGCCACGCCCCCTTTTCCAACCTCTATGAGTCCCTGATCTTCTTCTCATGGATGATCATGTTTCTCTACCTGCTGGTGGAGTGGCGCACACGGAACCGCACCCTCGGGGCCTTTGCCACTCCCCTGGCCTTTCTCGCCATGGCCTACGCCTCGTTTTCACCTGGGGTCAACAGTCAGATCCAGCCGCTCATCCCCGCCCTCAAGAGCAACTGGCTCATCTCGCATGTGATCACGTGCTTCGTGGGTTACGCCGCCTTCGGCCTCTCTTTCGGGCTGAGCCTGATGTACCTCATAAAGAGGAGAAGCGAGGCGGGCTCTTCTCGGGGGATTACGCGGCTTCTGCCCTCGACCGGCATACTGGACGAACTGAATTATCAGATGGTCGTGATCGGGTTCCTCATGCTGACCCTCGGCATCATCACCGGTTCGGTCTGGGCCCATTCGGCCTGGGGCAGCTACTGGAGCTGGGACCCGAAGGAGACATGGTCGCTCATCACGTGGCTGGTTTATGCCGCAGTGCTCCATTCCCGCCTCGTCAGGGGATGGCGCGGAAAGAAGATCGCGGTCTTATGCCTGGTGGGATTCGCCTGTGTGCTTTTCACCTATTTTGGAGTGAACTACCTGGCAGGCCTTCACAGCTATGCCAAATCGTAG